The Vescimonas coprocola genome includes a window with the following:
- a CDS encoding helix-turn-helix transcriptional regulator has protein sequence MDREMKRHYTLLVDFLGKILGPDYEVALHELLDDSNEIIAIANGELTGRHLGSPLSNKMLEFLTSRLYETQDYVLRFESTSVTGKKLCSNSLFIKDPHGRLVGLLCINFDSSRYRELSARVMDLCGSLLTPGAPSGTHLIVENDEHTYPSSIAGATASIVSSVIADYPVPVDRLTQDEKMEIMDALNRKGVFLLKGSVSHVARELHSSEASIYRYLGKLNNKD, from the coding sequence ATGGACAGAGAGATGAAACGCCACTACACCCTACTGGTAGACTTTTTGGGTAAAATTTTGGGGCCGGACTACGAGGTGGCCCTGCATGAGCTGCTGGATGACTCCAATGAGATCATTGCCATCGCCAACGGCGAACTGACGGGACGGCATTTAGGCTCCCCCCTCAGCAACAAGATGCTGGAATTCCTGACCAGCCGCCTCTATGAGACGCAGGACTACGTGCTGCGGTTTGAAAGCACCTCCGTCACCGGAAAGAAGCTGTGCTCCAACTCCCTGTTCATCAAGGATCCCCACGGCCGTCTGGTGGGCCTGCTGTGCATCAACTTTGACAGCAGCCGCTACCGGGAGCTGTCCGCCCGTGTCATGGACCTGTGCGGCAGCCTGCTGACCCCCGGCGCCCCCAGCGGCACCCACCTCATCGTGGAAAACGACGAGCACACCTATCCCTCCTCCATCGCCGGCGCCACTGCCAGCATCGTCTCCTCCGTCATTGCGGACTATCCCGTGCCGGTGGACCGTCTGACGCAGGACGAGAAGATGGAGATCATGGATGCGCTGAACCGCAAGGGCGTGTTCCTGCTGAAGGGCTCCGTGAGCCATGTGGCACGGGAGCTCCACAGCTCCGAGGCCAGCATCTACCGCTATCTGGGCAAGCTCAACAACAAGGACTAA
- the trxA gene encoding thioredoxin — translation MAIVHANAQTFPQEVLQSNETVLVDFWAAWCGPCKMLAPILEELDGVAPCKIVKVDVDENRSLALQYAVASIPTLLVFRNGQLVNRSVGLISREDVLKLVQA, via the coding sequence ATGGCCATCGTACACGCAAACGCACAGACCTTCCCGCAGGAAGTGCTTCAGTCCAACGAAACGGTGCTGGTGGATTTTTGGGCCGCCTGGTGCGGTCCCTGCAAGATGCTGGCCCCCATTCTGGAGGAGCTGGACGGCGTGGCTCCCTGCAAGATCGTGAAGGTAGATGTGGATGAAAACCGCTCACTGGCCCTTCAGTACGCCGTGGCCAGCATCCCCACGCTGCTGGTGTTCCGCAATGGTCAGCTGGTGAACCGCTCCGTGGGTCTTATCTCCAGGGAGGACGTGCTGAAGCTGGTGCAGGCGTAA
- a CDS encoding hydrolase — protein MREHISREAAWAALRRYNQEPFHLQHALTVEGVMQWYAKELGYGDDAEFWGIVGLLHDIDFERWPEEHCQKAPELLREAGCGEDIIHAVCSHGCGLCCDVAPEHEMEKVLFAADELTGLIGAAALMRPSRSCQDMELKSLKKKYKDKKFAAGCSRDVIAQGAERLGWELDMLLERTLEAMRSCEEQVAHEMEKL, from the coding sequence ATGAGAGAGCACATCAGCCGGGAGGCGGCGTGGGCCGCCCTGCGGAGGTATAATCAGGAGCCGTTCCACCTGCAGCACGCCCTGACGGTGGAGGGGGTCATGCAGTGGTATGCCAAGGAGTTGGGCTACGGCGACGATGCCGAATTCTGGGGCATTGTGGGCTTGCTCCACGACATCGACTTTGAACGCTGGCCGGAGGAGCACTGCCAAAAGGCACCGGAGCTGCTGCGGGAGGCAGGCTGCGGCGAGGACATCATCCACGCCGTGTGCAGCCACGGCTGCGGCCTGTGCTGCGACGTGGCTCCGGAGCATGAGATGGAGAAGGTGCTGTTTGCAGCAGATGAGCTGACGGGCCTGATCGGGGCAGCGGCGTTGATGCGGCCCAGCCGCAGCTGTCAGGATATGGAGCTGAAGAGCCTGAAAAAGAAGTACAAGGACAAGAAGTTCGCCGCCGGGTGCTCCCGTGACGTCATCGCCCAAGGGGCGGAGCGTCTGGGCTGGGAACTGGATATGCTGCTGGAGCGGACGCTGGAGGCCATGCGCTCCTGTGAGGAGCAGGTGGCCCATGAGATGGAGAAGCTGTGA
- a CDS encoding ferritin-like domain-containing protein yields MEKMEHMDPQRCDRIWQRVSPELDPYPEVRAACREPSREPGAGDIPERTGAAAVPAAPEIPAAPAESGCCLAGRAMGSIRLIQDFIEDELADRRAYLAYAACAPNVAARRLLRQLAGEEGSHARRLMGVYYLVTGCCYQPRLQGGRVERLPWREVLRTRYHAETCGGLRYAQAAEVTEDVCLREIWEELSAAEYRHARQLLSLLEQMVLA; encoded by the coding sequence ATGGAGAAGATGGAGCACATGGACCCGCAGCGCTGCGACCGCATCTGGCAGCGGGTATCGCCGGAGCTGGACCCGTACCCGGAGGTGCGGGCCGCCTGTCGGGAGCCATCGAGGGAACCGGGGGCAGGGGATATTCCGGAGAGGACGGGGGCTGCGGCGGTGCCTGCTGCACCGGAGATACCGGCGGCACCGGCGGAGAGCGGGTGCTGCCTTGCAGGCAGGGCCATGGGCAGCATCCGGCTCATTCAGGACTTCATCGAGGATGAGCTGGCGGACCGGAGGGCCTATCTGGCCTATGCCGCCTGCGCCCCTAATGTGGCTGCCCGCCGCCTGCTGCGGCAGCTGGCAGGGGAGGAGGGAAGCCACGCCCGCCGTCTCATGGGGGTGTACTATCTGGTGACGGGCTGCTGCTATCAGCCCCGCTTGCAGGGGGGACGGGTGGAGCGTCTGCCGTGGCGGGAGGTGCTGCGGACCCGGTATCACGCCGAGACCTGCGGCGGGCTGCGCTATGCACAGGCGGCAGAGGTCACGGAGGACGTGTGTCTGCGGGAGATATGGGAGGAGCTGTCGGCGGCGGAATATCGCCATGCCCGGCAGCTGCTGAGCCTGTTGGAGCAGATGGTGCTTGCATAG
- a CDS encoding ABC transporter ATP-binding protein, with the protein MLELKHISYRVSTPDGEQDILKDISITIPDEKLVVFTGPNGGGKTTMAKVIMGLAEPTSGQILYNGQDITHLSITERARLGISYGFQQPPRFKGITVHDLLLLAAGKETLTKDQCCQYLTRVGLCANDYLEREVDVSLSGGEVKRIEIATILARQGSLMIFDEPEAGIDLWSFARLTETFEQIHRQHRATMIIISHQERIIRLADEIVVISGGQIAHRGNTEEIFPLILADTLGGCPVLEHKEVQL; encoded by the coding sequence ATGCTGGAACTGAAACACATCAGTTACCGGGTGTCCACCCCCGACGGGGAGCAGGACATCCTCAAGGACATCAGCATCACCATTCCCGATGAGAAGCTGGTGGTCTTTACCGGCCCCAACGGCGGCGGCAAGACCACCATGGCCAAGGTCATCATGGGGCTGGCGGAGCCCACATCGGGCCAGATCCTGTATAATGGGCAGGATATCACCCACCTCTCCATCACGGAGCGGGCCAGACTGGGCATCAGCTACGGCTTCCAGCAGCCCCCCCGCTTCAAGGGCATCACCGTCCATGACCTGCTGCTTCTGGCGGCAGGCAAGGAAACGCTCACCAAGGACCAGTGCTGCCAGTACCTGACCCGTGTGGGCCTGTGCGCCAACGACTATCTGGAGCGTGAGGTGGATGTGTCCCTCTCCGGCGGCGAGGTCAAGCGCATCGAGATCGCCACCATTCTGGCCCGGCAGGGCAGCCTCATGATCTTCGACGAGCCGGAGGCCGGCATCGACCTGTGGAGCTTCGCCCGCCTGACGGAGACCTTCGAGCAGATCCACCGGCAGCACCGGGCCACCATGATCATCATCTCCCATCAGGAGCGCATCATCCGTCTGGCGGACGAGATCGTGGTCATCTCCGGCGGGCAGATCGCCCACCGGGGCAATACGGAGGAGATCTTCCCCCTGATTTTGGCGGACACCCTGGGCGGCTGTCCCGTACTGGAGCACAAGGAGGTGCAGCTATGA
- a CDS encoding SufB/SufD family protein, giving the protein MTEIDASLLEKIADLTGKPVGAFNIRKDMGCEARQSTEHIAIDPRADGKPGIDIHFKEGTKGETCHIPVIISQTGMSDMVYNDFYVADDCDVTIVAGCGIHNSGCDESRHDGIHTFHIGKNCRVRYTEKHYGEDAKGETGKNIMNPQTIVYLGENSTMQMDTIQIRGIDSTLRDTQFYCEAGSEVVVTERLLTHGAQTAESDMTIQLNGEGAKGRVISRSVAQDTSRQVFHPVMVGNSQCFGHVQCDSIIMGQAHIESIPAITANCPDAQLIHEAAIGKIAGDQLLKLETLGLSPEEAEETILKGFLA; this is encoded by the coding sequence ATCACCGAGATCGACGCCAGCCTGCTGGAAAAGATCGCAGACCTCACCGGCAAGCCCGTGGGGGCCTTCAACATCCGCAAGGACATGGGCTGCGAGGCCCGTCAGTCCACGGAGCATATCGCCATCGACCCCCGTGCCGACGGCAAGCCCGGTATCGACATCCACTTCAAGGAGGGTACCAAGGGAGAGACCTGCCACATCCCCGTCATCATCAGCCAGACGGGCATGAGCGACATGGTGTATAACGACTTTTATGTAGCCGACGACTGCGACGTCACCATCGTGGCGGGCTGCGGCATCCACAACTCCGGCTGCGACGAGAGCCGCCACGACGGCATCCACACCTTCCACATCGGCAAGAACTGCCGCGTGCGCTACACGGAGAAGCACTACGGCGAGGACGCCAAGGGCGAGACCGGCAAGAACATCATGAACCCCCAGACCATTGTCTATCTGGGGGAGAACTCCACCATGCAGATGGACACCATCCAGATCCGGGGCATCGACTCCACCCTGCGGGACACCCAATTCTACTGTGAGGCCGGCAGTGAGGTGGTGGTGACGGAGCGCCTGCTGACCCACGGGGCCCAGACCGCCGAAAGTGACATGACCATCCAGCTCAACGGCGAGGGGGCCAAGGGCCGTGTCATCTCCCGCTCTGTAGCGCAGGATACCTCCCGTCAGGTGTTCCACCCGGTGATGGTGGGCAACAGCCAGTGCTTCGGCCATGTGCAGTGCGACTCCATCATCATGGGGCAGGCCCACATCGAGTCCATCCCCGCCATCACCGCCAACTGTCCGGACGCCCAGCTGATCCATGAGGCCGCCATCGGCAAGATCGCCGGGGACCAGCTGCTGAAGCTGGAGACACTGGGTCTTTCCCCGGAGGAAGCGGAGGAGACCATCCTCAAGGGCTTTCTGGCATAA
- a CDS encoding citrate synthase, translating to MKENGVIQEYTGSLSRQIREEYHIGEEYYHGEIKRGLRNSDGTGVMVGVTKVGSVQGYLLQDGQRIPIPGRLYYRGIELNDIVEAHRAEGTFGFEEVAYLLLMGYLPSQGELRHFNEIMNRARKLPEGFTEGMIMRRTSGNIMNELGRSILSLYSYDPDPDDLSVDNLLRQSVELIGYFPSIVANAYAVKRHHFGGESLHIHYPEEGLSTAENFLRMIRPDKSYTEEEAHLLDMMLMLHAEHGGGNNSTFVCRALSSSGTDTYSAIAGAVGSLKGPLHGGANAKVMEMFHYIQENVDPHDDGSIRDYLVRLLDGEAGDRSGKLYGLGHAVYTMSDPRAVLLKKYARHMAQIKGYEAEFDLLQKVEELGIPLVQERRHSDTPMCANVDMYSGLVYTMLDIPEDVFTPLFASARIAGWCANRMEEVITGHRIMRPAYRAVTIRGHYVPMEERTSRIKEFDL from the coding sequence ATGAAGGAAAACGGCGTCATTCAGGAGTACACCGGGTCACTGAGCCGTCAGATCCGGGAGGAGTATCATATCGGGGAGGAGTATTACCACGGCGAGATCAAGCGGGGCCTGCGCAATAGCGACGGCACCGGTGTGATGGTGGGCGTCACCAAGGTGGGCAGCGTGCAGGGCTATCTGTTGCAGGACGGCCAGCGCATCCCCATTCCCGGAAGACTCTACTACCGGGGCATCGAGCTTAACGACATTGTGGAGGCCCACCGGGCGGAGGGAACCTTCGGGTTCGAGGAGGTAGCGTATCTGCTGCTGATGGGATATCTGCCCTCGCAGGGGGAGCTGCGGCACTTCAATGAGATCATGAACCGGGCCAGAAAGCTGCCGGAGGGCTTCACCGAGGGGATGATCATGCGGCGCACCAGCGGCAACATCATGAATGAACTGGGCCGCAGCATCCTGTCGCTGTACTCCTACGACCCGGATCCGGACGATCTGTCGGTGGACAATCTGCTGCGCCAGTCGGTGGAGCTTATCGGGTATTTTCCCTCCATCGTGGCCAATGCCTACGCCGTCAAGCGCCACCATTTCGGCGGCGAGTCCCTGCATATCCACTACCCGGAGGAGGGACTCAGCACGGCGGAGAACTTCCTGCGGATGATCCGTCCGGACAAAAGCTATACCGAGGAGGAGGCCCATCTGCTGGATATGATGCTGATGCTCCATGCCGAGCATGGCGGCGGCAACAACTCCACCTTCGTGTGCCGGGCGCTGTCCTCCAGCGGTACGGATACTTACAGCGCCATCGCCGGAGCGGTGGGCTCCCTGAAGGGGCCGCTCCACGGCGGCGCCAACGCCAAGGTCATGGAGATGTTCCACTACATTCAGGAGAATGTGGATCCCCACGACGACGGATCCATCCGGGACTATCTGGTGCGTCTGCTGGACGGGGAGGCCGGGGATCGCTCCGGCAAGCTCTATGGATTGGGCCACGCTGTGTACACCATGTCGGATCCCCGTGCGGTGCTGCTGAAGAAGTACGCCCGGCATATGGCCCAGATCAAGGGCTACGAGGCGGAGTTCGACCTACTGCAGAAGGTGGAGGAGCTGGGCATCCCGCTGGTGCAGGAGCGGCGTCACAGCGATACGCCCATGTGCGCCAACGTGGATATGTACTCCGGGCTGGTGTATACCATGCTGGACATCCCGGAGGATGTGTTCACGCCGCTGTTCGCCTCCGCCCGTATTGCAGGCTGGTGTGCCAACCGCATGGAGGAGGTCATCACCGGCCACCGCATCATGCGGCCGGCCTACCGGGCCGTCACCATCCGGGGCCACTACGTCCCCATGGAGGAGCGTACCTCCCGCATCAAGGAATTTGACCTGTAA
- a CDS encoding hydratase, producing MIQLHSGSVMLQGGVPAPIPAAGSGRDKTMAYQILRRHHRGPWEGQLHLTFDSLISHDITYVGIIQTAKASGLREFPVPYVLTNCHNSLCAVGGTINEDDHAFGLSAAVKYGGNYVPANQAVIHQYAREMMAGCGRMILGSDSHTRYGALGTMGVGEGGPEIVKQLLRNTYDIAAPQVVLVWLTGTPPHGVGPHDVAIALCGAVYGNGFAKNKILEFAGPGVAHLPMDYRIGIDVMTTETACLSSIWQTDDAVAEYLTIHGRPEAYTRLAPEEGACYDAMISIDLSRLEPMAALPFHPSEAVTLRELLHDPGDYLRQVEQRAAEQFGGKATLSLTDQVVDGKLVVQQGIIAGCAGGMYDNIAEAAAILSGGDVGCGPFSLSVYPPSIPVNLELMQNGVQQALLEAGVLFKPCFCGPCFGAGDVPANNALSVRHTTRNFPSREGSKPGDGQLSGVLLMDARSIAATARNHGVVTSAAEVDYPAPAPVRRTFDGGVYGRRVYFGYGKARPEAPLHYGPNIAEWPAIPPLGEELLLQVASVLRDPVTTTDELIPSGETSSYRSNPLKLASFALSRRDPDYVPRARATQALEEARRSGAIPPELQSVQKALSIPDMGRVQIGSVLFANKPGDGSAREQAASCQRVLGGCANLCYEFATKRYRSNCVNWGMLPFTLAEGTDFPGCPGDFLYVPQVREKVTRGDEEFPALLLTDSGIHALTLYLKNTTAEERELLLTGCLMNHYAAQNAAENRR from the coding sequence ATGATCCAACTGCACAGCGGCAGCGTCATGCTGCAGGGCGGCGTACCCGCACCGATCCCCGCCGCCGGCAGCGGCCGGGATAAGACCATGGCCTATCAGATCCTCCGCCGTCACCACCGGGGGCCGTGGGAGGGCCAGCTTCACCTGACCTTCGATAGTCTCATCTCCCACGACATCACCTATGTGGGTATCATTCAGACCGCCAAGGCCAGCGGCCTGCGGGAGTTCCCGGTGCCTTACGTTCTCACCAACTGCCACAACAGTCTCTGCGCCGTGGGCGGCACCATCAACGAGGACGACCACGCCTTCGGCCTGTCTGCCGCCGTGAAGTACGGCGGAAACTACGTCCCCGCCAATCAGGCGGTGATCCACCAGTATGCGCGGGAGATGATGGCCGGCTGCGGCCGCATGATCCTCGGCTCCGACAGCCACACCCGTTACGGCGCTCTGGGTACCATGGGCGTGGGCGAGGGCGGCCCGGAGATCGTGAAGCAGCTGCTACGCAACACCTATGACATCGCCGCCCCGCAGGTGGTGCTGGTGTGGCTCACCGGCACACCGCCCCACGGCGTGGGTCCCCACGACGTGGCCATCGCCCTGTGCGGGGCCGTGTATGGAAACGGCTTCGCCAAAAACAAAATTCTGGAGTTTGCCGGTCCCGGCGTGGCTCATCTGCCTATGGATTACCGCATCGGCATCGACGTAATGACCACGGAGACGGCGTGCCTGTCCTCCATCTGGCAGACGGACGATGCCGTGGCGGAGTACCTGACCATCCACGGACGGCCGGAGGCCTATACCCGGCTGGCCCCGGAGGAGGGTGCCTGCTACGACGCCATGATCTCCATAGACCTCTCCCGGCTGGAGCCCATGGCCGCCCTCCCCTTCCACCCCTCCGAGGCGGTGACGCTGCGGGAGCTGCTCCACGATCCCGGCGATTATCTGCGTCAGGTGGAGCAGCGGGCGGCGGAGCAGTTCGGCGGCAAGGCCACCCTCTCCCTCACCGACCAAGTGGTGGACGGCAAGCTGGTGGTGCAGCAGGGGATCATCGCCGGGTGCGCCGGCGGAATGTATGACAACATTGCCGAGGCCGCCGCCATTCTCTCCGGCGGTGACGTGGGCTGCGGCCCCTTCTCTCTGTCGGTGTATCCCCCCTCCATCCCGGTAAATCTGGAGCTGATGCAAAACGGCGTGCAGCAGGCGCTGCTGGAGGCCGGAGTCCTCTTCAAGCCCTGCTTCTGTGGCCCCTGCTTCGGAGCCGGGGATGTCCCTGCCAACAACGCCCTGTCCGTGCGTCACACCACCCGCAACTTCCCCAGCCGGGAGGGCTCTAAGCCCGGCGACGGCCAGTTGTCCGGGGTGCTGCTGATGGACGCCCGCTCCATCGCCGCCACGGCCCGGAACCACGGCGTGGTCACCTCCGCCGCCGAGGTGGACTATCCCGCCCCGGCCCCGGTGCGCCGCACCTTCGACGGCGGGGTCTATGGCCGCCGGGTGTACTTCGGCTATGGCAAGGCCCGACCGGAGGCCCCCCTCCACTACGGTCCCAACATTGCCGAGTGGCCCGCCATCCCGCCGCTGGGGGAGGAGCTGCTGCTGCAGGTGGCCTCCGTACTGCGGGATCCCGTCACCACCACCGATGAGCTGATCCCCTCCGGCGAGACCTCCTCCTACCGCTCCAATCCCCTGAAGCTGGCGTCCTTCGCCCTGTCCCGCCGGGACCCGGACTACGTTCCCCGTGCCAGAGCCACTCAGGCACTGGAGGAGGCCCGCCGCAGCGGCGCCATACCCCCGGAGCTGCAAAGCGTGCAGAAGGCCCTCTCCATTCCCGACATGGGCCGGGTGCAGATCGGCTCGGTGCTGTTTGCCAACAAGCCCGGTGACGGCTCGGCACGGGAGCAGGCCGCCTCCTGCCAGCGGGTGCTGGGGGGCTGCGCCAACCTCTGCTACGAGTTTGCCACCAAGCGCTATCGCTCCAACTGCGTCAACTGGGGAATGCTGCCCTTCACGCTGGCGGAAGGAACGGATTTCCCCGGCTGCCCCGGTGACTTCCTCTATGTGCCGCAGGTGCGGGAAAAGGTGACCCGTGGCGATGAGGAGTTCCCCGCCCTGCTGCTGACGGACAGCGGCATCCACGCCCTGACACTTTATCTGAAAAATACCACCGCCGAGGAGCGGGAGCTGCTGCTCACCGGCTGTCTCATGAACCACTATGCGGCCCAAAATGCCGCCGAAAACCGGAGGTGA
- a CDS encoding NADP-dependent isocitrate dehydrogenase — protein MEKIKMPHPIAELDGDEMTHVLWGKIKEQLILPFVELNTEYYDLGLPNRERTADQVTRDAAEAIRRLHIGVKCATITPNLQRQEEYGLSQLWKSPNATIRAALDGTVFRAPILISRVKPVVTSWKKPVTIARHAYGDLYKAVEYRVPGKGKAELVFTDENGVETSRQTVYQFSGPGVVQAMHNRDDSILSFARCCFSYGLSVGQDVWFSSKDTISKDYDQTFKLLFQKVYDEEYRTAFEKAGLTYRYALIDDVAAKVIRSPGGIIWACKNYDGDVMSDLIAAASGSLPMMTSVLVSPDGNFEYEAAHGTVTDHFYRWRRGEKVSTNPLATMVAWAGALRKRGEWDKNQRLVDYSDCLNQAGLDVFEEGYLSEDLAALCDPADLKEMPDNDRLLSLIRQRLEVLLAQ, from the coding sequence ATGGAAAAAATCAAAATGCCCCACCCCATTGCGGAGCTGGACGGCGACGAAATGACCCATGTGCTTTGGGGGAAGATCAAAGAGCAGCTGATCCTGCCCTTTGTGGAGCTGAACACGGAGTACTACGATCTGGGCCTGCCCAACCGGGAGCGGACAGCGGATCAGGTGACACGGGATGCGGCGGAGGCCATCCGCCGCCTGCACATCGGCGTCAAGTGCGCCACCATCACCCCCAACCTCCAGCGACAGGAGGAGTACGGCCTGAGCCAACTGTGGAAGTCCCCCAACGCCACCATCCGGGCGGCGCTGGACGGCACGGTGTTCCGGGCTCCCATCCTCATTTCACGGGTCAAGCCCGTGGTGACCAGCTGGAAAAAGCCCGTCACCATCGCCCGCCACGCCTACGGTGATCTGTATAAGGCCGTGGAATACCGGGTCCCCGGCAAGGGAAAGGCGGAGCTGGTCTTCACCGATGAAAACGGCGTGGAGACCTCCCGCCAGACGGTGTATCAGTTCAGCGGCCCCGGCGTGGTGCAGGCCATGCACAACCGGGACGATTCCATTCTCTCCTTTGCCCGGTGCTGCTTCTCCTACGGGCTCTCCGTGGGACAGGACGTGTGGTTTTCCAGCAAGGATACCATCTCCAAGGACTACGACCAGACCTTCAAGCTGCTGTTTCAGAAGGTGTACGACGAGGAGTACCGGACGGCCTTTGAGAAGGCGGGTCTCACCTATCGCTACGCCCTCATCGACGACGTGGCGGCCAAGGTCATCCGCTCCCCCGGCGGCATCATCTGGGCCTGTAAAAACTACGACGGCGACGTCATGAGCGACCTCATCGCCGCCGCCTCCGGCTCTCTGCCCATGATGACCAGTGTGCTGGTCTCCCCGGACGGCAACTTTGAATATGAGGCCGCCCACGGCACCGTCACCGATCATTTCTATCGCTGGCGTCGTGGGGAGAAGGTCTCCACCAATCCGCTGGCTACCATGGTGGCTTGGGCCGGCGCCCTCCGCAAACGGGGCGAATGGGACAAAAACCAGCGCTTAGTGGACTATTCTGACTGTCTGAATCAGGCTGGACTGGACGTGTTTGAGGAGGGGTATCTGTCTGAGGATCTGGCTGCCCTCTGTGACCCTGCCGACCTGAAGGAGATGCCGGATAATGACCGTCTGCTCTCCCTCATCCGTCAGCGGCTGGAGGTTCTGCTGGCCCAGTGA
- a CDS encoding Na/Pi cotransporter family protein yields MSIFDVLTMLGGLCLFLFGMTLMGQALERRAGGRLRSLLGKMTTGRLAGFFTGLGVTAVIQSSSATTVMVVGFVNSGLMTLRQAINVIMGANVGTTVTAWLLSLGGISGDSIWVRLLKPTSFTPVLALVGIIFFTFCKDNKKKDTGTVLLGFATLMFGMETMSSAVGGLADVPAFRQLFITFQNPALGLLAGAVLTAIIQSSSASVGILQALAVTGQVSYGAAIPIIMGQNIGTCVTALLSSVGANKNAKRAAFVHLSFNVIGSVVLLTAYSIVRAIFAPAILGEAATLPGIAVIHTAFNLLCVAILMPMAPLLEKLALRVIHDAPAPEHETELDERLLASPALALGQCREVAMKMADRAVQALRGSLLAVTDYTPALAEQVRADEEATDHYEDILGTYLVKLSSQTLTAADSENATELLKVIGDFERIADHAVNIVESAEELQSKGLTLSEAAQADLKVLDAAVAEILDRSADAFRRGDAQAAAAVEPLEQVVDLLKEQLRTRHILRMREGKCSIEAGFVWADLLTDLERTSDHCSNIAGSVIDMSQHNLNIHETLRSGKLNNEEYDRRFREYARKYAVK; encoded by the coding sequence ATGAGTATTTTTGATGTATTGACCATGCTGGGAGGGCTGTGTCTGTTCCTGTTCGGCATGACGCTGATGGGACAGGCGCTGGAGCGCCGGGCCGGGGGCCGCCTGCGTTCCCTGCTGGGCAAGATGACCACCGGCCGTCTGGCGGGCTTTTTCACGGGCCTTGGCGTCACGGCGGTGATCCAGAGCTCCTCGGCCACCACGGTGATGGTGGTGGGCTTCGTCAACTCCGGTCTCATGACCCTGCGGCAGGCCATCAACGTCATCATGGGGGCCAACGTCGGCACCACGGTGACGGCATGGCTGCTGAGTCTGGGCGGCATCAGCGGCGACAGTATATGGGTGCGGCTCCTGAAGCCCACCTCCTTTACGCCGGTGCTGGCGCTGGTGGGTATCATCTTCTTCACGTTCTGCAAGGACAATAAGAAAAAAGACACCGGCACGGTGCTGCTGGGCTTTGCCACGCTGATGTTCGGCATGGAGACCATGTCCTCCGCCGTGGGAGGTTTGGCGGATGTGCCGGCCTTCCGGCAGCTGTTCATCACCTTCCAAAATCCGGCGCTGGGCCTGCTGGCCGGTGCGGTGCTGACGGCCATCATCCAGTCCAGCTCCGCCTCCGTGGGGATTCTGCAGGCGCTGGCCGTCACCGGTCAGGTGAGTTATGGCGCCGCCATTCCCATCATCATGGGCCAGAACATCGGCACCTGCGTTACGGCGCTGCTGTCCTCTGTGGGGGCCAATAAGAACGCCAAGCGTGCTGCCTTTGTCCACCTGTCCTTCAATGTGATCGGCTCTGTGGTGCTGCTGACGGCCTATTCCATCGTTCGGGCCATCTTTGCCCCGGCCATTCTGGGAGAGGCGGCCACCCTGCCGGGCATCGCCGTGATCCACACCGCCTTCAACCTGCTGTGCGTGGCCATCCTCATGCCCATGGCCCCGCTGCTGGAGAAGCTGGCTCTGCGGGTCATCCACGACGCCCCGGCTCCGGAGCACGAGACGGAGCTGGATGAGCGTCTGCTGGCCTCCCCGGCTCTGGCGCTGGGCCAGTGCCGTGAGGTGGCCATGAAGATGGCGGACCGCGCCGTGCAGGCCCTGCGCGGCAGTCTGCTGGCGGTGACGGACTATACCCCGGCACTGGCGGAGCAGGTGCGGGCCGACGAGGAGGCCACGGATCACTATGAGGACATTCTGGGGACCTATCTGGTGAAGCTCAGCAGCCAGACCCTGACGGCGGCGGACAGTGAGAACGCCACGGAGCTGCTGAAGGTCATTGGGGACTTCGAGCGCATTGCCGACCACGCTGTGAACATCGTGGAATCTGCCGAGGAGCTGCAAAGCAAGGGGCTGACTCTCAGCGAGGCCGCTCAGGCGGACCTGAAGGTGCTGGACGCCGCCGTGGCGGAGATCCTGGACCGTTCGGCGGATGCCTTCCGCCGGGGGGATGCACAGGCGGCGGCCGCTGTGGAGCCGCTGGAGCAGGTGGTGGATCTGCTGAAGGAGCAGCTGCGTACCCGTCACATCCTGCGGATGCGGGAGGGCAAGTGCAGCATTGAGGCGGGCTTCGTGTGGGCAGACCTGCTGACAGATCTGGAGCGCACCTCCGACCACTGCTCCAACATCGCCGGCAGCGTTATCGATATGTCCCAGCACAATCTGAACATCCATGAGACGCTGCGCAGCGGCAAGCTGAACAACGAGGAATATGACCGCCGCTTCCGGGAATACGCCAGAAAATACGCCGTGAAATAG